A section of the Vespa velutina chromosome 6, iVesVel2.1, whole genome shotgun sequence genome encodes:
- the LOC124950063 gene encoding uncharacterized protein LOC124950063, which yields MSFMSQQNQLHHPNFKDMALNLLKGVTSSSNKLVLRQINAPPLDSSTEMLNEIGTTDQAIGDVTAEIMITTIGKIPSEMYYLEDTLSNVQTNIGQTTVSHSMTDVIHTTMENNVIVTGHNTARSVVFLILTIACLILLFLCCITACMISKTRRKSYFFSRNDIDCDPECNGLNRPLLRTEKISDATSKTSSSYLKK from the exons ATGTCGTTCATGAGCCAACAAAATCAGTTGCAc CATCCTAACTTTAAGGATATGGCGCTTAATCTTTTAAAAGGTGTGACATCGTCAAGCAACAAATTAGTTTTAAGACAAATCAATGCTCCGCCTTTAGATTCCTCTACCGAAATGTTAAACGAAATTGGTACTACGGATCAGGCAATTGGA GACGTTACAGCAGAGATTATGATAACGACAATTGGAAAAATACCGAGCGAAATGTATTACCTAGAAGATACTTTATCCAATGTACAAACAAATATAGGTCAAACAACTGTATCCCATTCGATGACAGATGTTATACATACCACGATGGAAAACAATGTCATTGTGACTGGACATAATACGGCTCGTTCCGTAGTCTTTCTGATATTAACCATCGCATGTttgattctattatttttatgttgcATCACGGCATGTATGATTTCCAaaacaagaaggaaaagtTACTTTTTTAGCAGAAACGATATCGATTGTGACCCAGAATGTAATGGATTAAATCGGCCACTTCTTCGAACGGAAAAAATATCAGATGCAACCAGTAAAACGAGTAGTAGCTActtgaaaaaatga
- the LOC124950060 gene encoding zinc finger protein ZIC 1-like isoform X1, giving the protein MIVYVPGRMPSHVGPYGAARYPGTLLGAIPGFYNPVSGYSNSSYYGGLGQQHQQHQHHQLHQQRQGSLDLPVWPRRMPAEEELGNSPSVALVGLGVSSPAGLGNGGPPSPAHSDSDASSSSLELGSVRRGENAQLKCRWQNCGRWFTSLEQLAGHVARLHAAPGARGLFYCGWEGCARGERGFNARYKMLVHVRTHTNEKPHHCFQCDKSFSRAENLKIHARSHTGERPYVCPVEGCNKAYSNSSDRFKHTRTHAVDKPYCCKVPGCPKRYTDPSSLRKHVKTYRHYVNNNDKVQEKNFDENSLQDKTRFDATSPEKQSSTTHSESDKKDSSIESSNTSCSSPKASNSFEEQKNFVEWNNIYNLQDQRKEQELVQNSYGQEVKIYSKIYDDSYIIPDRIQVNPIYGNTAGNTIIKGSVMSPRTSPGHVPDALPIRIGMQSTPIKATEEPIECQSKISTVDYRNIDSIVNSAPCKKESNSIVGCDTIRNSVIKRAEDVKMEVIEQKVTKEETKKDMVECCCHHKCCVHNNDNILEKTKILSDLILKSQNPLFRHLLGSVDLQYGLQNMWSNIIDNTNTCGQDLRVKNENITEIEQDLPLDLTVNK; this is encoded by the exons atgatcgtttaCGTTCCGGGCAGAATGCCAAGCCACGTTGGTCCCTACGGTGCCGCTCGTTATCCTGGCACCCTGCTAGGAGCGATCCCGGGTTTTTACAACCCGGTTTCCGGTTACTCCAACTCGAGCTACTACGGGGGCTTGGGCCAGCAACACCAGCAACACCAGCATCACCAGCTCCACCAGCAACGCCAAGGATCGCTAGACCTTCCGGTTTGGCCTCGAAGGATGCCGGCCGAGGAGGAACTGGGAAACTCTCCGAGCGTCGCTCTGGTCGGCCTCGGTGTATCCTCTCCTGCTGGACTCGGAAACGGAGGACCGCCGAGTCCTGCCCACAGCGACTCCGACGCTTCCAGTTCTAGTCTCGAGCTAGGTTCCGTTCGGAGGGGTGAAAATGCCCAACTCAAATGCAG ATGGCAAAATTGTGGCCGATGGTTTACGTCATTGGAACAACTTGCTGGACATGTCGCGAGACTGCATGCAGCGCCTGGTGCTCGAGGATTGTTTTACTGCGGATGGGAAGGATGTGCGAGAGGTGAACGTGGATTTAATGCCAG GTACAAGATGTTGGTCCACGTCCGTACGCATACGAACGAGAAGCCACATCATTGTTTTCAATGCGACAAGAGCTTCAGCAGGGCGGAGAACCTAAAGATTCATGCTAGATCCCATACTGGCGAACGACCGTACGTGTGTCCTGTCGAAGGTTGCAATAAGGCCTATTCTAATTCCTCGGACAGATTCAAACATACCAGAACCCATGCCGTCGATAAACCGTACTGTTGTAAAGTCCCGGGATGTCCAAAAAGGTACACGGATCCTTCGTCCCTGAGAAAGCATGTGAAAACTTACAGGCACTACGTGAACAACAATGACAAAGTGCAGGAGAagaatttcgatgaaaatagTTTACAGGATAAAACGAGATTCGACGCTACGTCACCTGAAAAGCAAAGCAGTACCACCCATTCCGAGTCTGACAAGAAAGACTCCAGTATCGAGAGCAGCAATACCTCTTGCTCGAGCCCAAAGGCGAGCAATAGCTTCGAGGAGCAGAAAAATTTTGTCGAATGGAACAATATCTACAATCTGCAAGATCAACGGAAGGAACAGGAATTGGTGCAAAATTCATACGGACAGgaagtaaaaatttattccaagATTTATGACGACAGTTACATAATACCGGATAGAATTCAAGTGAATCCGATCTACGGAAATACGGCTGGtaatacgattataaagggATCCGTGATGTCCCCTCGTACCAGTCCAGGACACGTTCCAGACGCGTTGCCAATAAGAATCGGAATGCAATCGACACCGATCAAAGCCACCGAAGAACCTATCGAATGTCAAAGCAAAATAAGCACTGTTGATTATAGAAATATCGATTCCATCGTGAACAGTGCGCCCTGCAAGAAGGAGAGCAATTCAATCGTCGGTTGCGATACTATAAGAAACTCTGTGATAAAACGGGCCGAAGACGTTAAGATGGAAGTGATCGAGCAAAAGGTAACGAAGGAGGAGACCAAAAAAGACATGGTGGAGTGCTGCTGCCATCACAAATGTTGCGTTCACAACAACGACAATATCCTAGAAAAAACCAAAATACTTTCGGATCTTATTCTCAAATCGCAAAATCCTCTCTTTCGACATCTCCTTGGTTCGGTGGATCTGCAATATGGTTTGCAAAATATGTGGAGCAATATCATCGACAATACCAATACCTGCGGGCAAGATCTTAGAGTCAAAAATGAGAATATCACCGAAATAGAACAAGATCTTCCATTGGACCTAACAGTCAACAAGTAA
- the LOC124950060 gene encoding zinc finger protein ZIC 1-like isoform X2, with translation MPSHVGPYGAARYPGTLLGAIPGFYNPVSGYSNSSYYGGLGQQHQQHQHHQLHQQRQGSLDLPVWPRRMPAEEELGNSPSVALVGLGVSSPAGLGNGGPPSPAHSDSDASSSSLELGSVRRGENAQLKCRWQNCGRWFTSLEQLAGHVARLHAAPGARGLFYCGWEGCARGERGFNARYKMLVHVRTHTNEKPHHCFQCDKSFSRAENLKIHARSHTGERPYVCPVEGCNKAYSNSSDRFKHTRTHAVDKPYCCKVPGCPKRYTDPSSLRKHVKTYRHYVNNNDKVQEKNFDENSLQDKTRFDATSPEKQSSTTHSESDKKDSSIESSNTSCSSPKASNSFEEQKNFVEWNNIYNLQDQRKEQELVQNSYGQEVKIYSKIYDDSYIIPDRIQVNPIYGNTAGNTIIKGSVMSPRTSPGHVPDALPIRIGMQSTPIKATEEPIECQSKISTVDYRNIDSIVNSAPCKKESNSIVGCDTIRNSVIKRAEDVKMEVIEQKVTKEETKKDMVECCCHHKCCVHNNDNILEKTKILSDLILKSQNPLFRHLLGSVDLQYGLQNMWSNIIDNTNTCGQDLRVKNENITEIEQDLPLDLTVNK, from the exons ATGCCAAGCCACGTTGGTCCCTACGGTGCCGCTCGTTATCCTGGCACCCTGCTAGGAGCGATCCCGGGTTTTTACAACCCGGTTTCCGGTTACTCCAACTCGAGCTACTACGGGGGCTTGGGCCAGCAACACCAGCAACACCAGCATCACCAGCTCCACCAGCAACGCCAAGGATCGCTAGACCTTCCGGTTTGGCCTCGAAGGATGCCGGCCGAGGAGGAACTGGGAAACTCTCCGAGCGTCGCTCTGGTCGGCCTCGGTGTATCCTCTCCTGCTGGACTCGGAAACGGAGGACCGCCGAGTCCTGCCCACAGCGACTCCGACGCTTCCAGTTCTAGTCTCGAGCTAGGTTCCGTTCGGAGGGGTGAAAATGCCCAACTCAAATGCAG ATGGCAAAATTGTGGCCGATGGTTTACGTCATTGGAACAACTTGCTGGACATGTCGCGAGACTGCATGCAGCGCCTGGTGCTCGAGGATTGTTTTACTGCGGATGGGAAGGATGTGCGAGAGGTGAACGTGGATTTAATGCCAG GTACAAGATGTTGGTCCACGTCCGTACGCATACGAACGAGAAGCCACATCATTGTTTTCAATGCGACAAGAGCTTCAGCAGGGCGGAGAACCTAAAGATTCATGCTAGATCCCATACTGGCGAACGACCGTACGTGTGTCCTGTCGAAGGTTGCAATAAGGCCTATTCTAATTCCTCGGACAGATTCAAACATACCAGAACCCATGCCGTCGATAAACCGTACTGTTGTAAAGTCCCGGGATGTCCAAAAAGGTACACGGATCCTTCGTCCCTGAGAAAGCATGTGAAAACTTACAGGCACTACGTGAACAACAATGACAAAGTGCAGGAGAagaatttcgatgaaaatagTTTACAGGATAAAACGAGATTCGACGCTACGTCACCTGAAAAGCAAAGCAGTACCACCCATTCCGAGTCTGACAAGAAAGACTCCAGTATCGAGAGCAGCAATACCTCTTGCTCGAGCCCAAAGGCGAGCAATAGCTTCGAGGAGCAGAAAAATTTTGTCGAATGGAACAATATCTACAATCTGCAAGATCAACGGAAGGAACAGGAATTGGTGCAAAATTCATACGGACAGgaagtaaaaatttattccaagATTTATGACGACAGTTACATAATACCGGATAGAATTCAAGTGAATCCGATCTACGGAAATACGGCTGGtaatacgattataaagggATCCGTGATGTCCCCTCGTACCAGTCCAGGACACGTTCCAGACGCGTTGCCAATAAGAATCGGAATGCAATCGACACCGATCAAAGCCACCGAAGAACCTATCGAATGTCAAAGCAAAATAAGCACTGTTGATTATAGAAATATCGATTCCATCGTGAACAGTGCGCCCTGCAAGAAGGAGAGCAATTCAATCGTCGGTTGCGATACTATAAGAAACTCTGTGATAAAACGGGCCGAAGACGTTAAGATGGAAGTGATCGAGCAAAAGGTAACGAAGGAGGAGACCAAAAAAGACATGGTGGAGTGCTGCTGCCATCACAAATGTTGCGTTCACAACAACGACAATATCCTAGAAAAAACCAAAATACTTTCGGATCTTATTCTCAAATCGCAAAATCCTCTCTTTCGACATCTCCTTGGTTCGGTGGATCTGCAATATGGTTTGCAAAATATGTGGAGCAATATCATCGACAATACCAATACCTGCGGGCAAGATCTTAGAGTCAAAAATGAGAATATCACCGAAATAGAACAAGATCTTCCATTGGACCTAACAGTCAACAAGTAA
- the LOC124950059 gene encoding probable nucleoporin Nup54, whose amino-acid sequence MSFGTGFGTSTSAPASSFSFGSTATAAPTPIKLGFGTPAFGLSTSTTSATNLFGTPSTQTTGFGTGTGFGSPAATGFGSIPNIGFGTTSAFGTPATSGFGTGSSFGTTSASTTTGFGTPSTFGSTPASSTGFNIFGTTTATTSLGFGGFSGFGTATTTSAPSLFSGFGTTSTVPSTNFSSSIGGFGSFGQKPTTTTAITGFGTQTTGNIFGSTGFTGFGTGIQTQQQQQQIQQQQQQQQQQQQSSGISEALYNAVFNCQLYNDERDNTIARWNLIQALWGTGKAYYSVNAPPIDLDQENPLCRFKAIGYSRIPDADNNDGLVVLCFKKKEKNVTEGKQQLIAFLNGILGNKPNLTVIIDSIKSTGKNKSQVTIFISEKGVTGSSRKIPATELVAYLSLPMQKQQLVQNGVKDLFPFVKLDPTQLKEYLDNPPCSIDPRLWKQAQLDNPNPEMYIPVPMIGFQQVKYRLKCQKEETARHRAFLDMAAERIQGLQRQHTATQARLKEHRRILLELQHRVLQVLVRQEITRKVGLSLQPEEEVLTRRFEAMHSQISAPTQFKGRISEMLSQLRMRRHIDSQNQERYTMDPIAQDDIKTYLSMEQQGMAQLIDTINADLESLKIIKDGMSDLLLSHSIP is encoded by the exons ATGTCATTTGGAACAGGCTTTGGAACGTCCACATCAGCACCAGCTTCTTCCTTTAGTTTTGGTTCGACAGCAACTGCAGCTCCCACACCGATTAAACTAG GATTTGGAACACCAGCCTTTGGATTAAGTACGTCAACGACTTCAGCCACGAATCTCTTTGGTACCCCATCAACGCAAACCACTGGATTTGGAACTGGAACAGGATTTGGATCACCGGCAGCTACAGGTTTTGGTAGTATACCGAATATTGGATTTGGAACAACTTCGGCATTTGGTACTCCTGCTACCAGTGGTTTTGGTACTGGATCATCCTTCGGTACAACTTCAGCGTCTACGACCACTGGATTTGGAACTCCTTCAACGTTCGGCAGTACTCCTGCTTCATCAACtggttttaatatatttggcACAACGACGGCCACGACGTCATTAGGATTTGGCGGTTTTAGCGGATTTGGAACGGCAACGACGACCTCTGCACCAAGTTTATTCAGTGGATTTGGCACGACAAGTACGGTTCCatcgacaaatttttcttcgtccatAGGTGGTTTTGGTAGCTTCGGCCAGAAACCTACAACGACAACCGCCATCACAGGTTTTGGCACGCAAACAACAGGTAATATTTTTGGCTCCACTGGTTTTACCGGGTTTGGAACTGGAATACAAacgcaacaacagcaacaacaaatacaacagcagcagcagcaacaacaacaacaacaacagtcCAGCGGTATTTCTGAGGCACTTTATAACGCTGTGTTCAATTGTCAATTATACAATGACGAGCGAGATAATACAATTGCCAGATGGAACCTCATTCAAGCATTGTGGGGTACCGGAAAGGCATATTATTCGGTAAATGCACCGCCTATCGATTTAGATCAAGAAAATCCATTATGTAGATTTAAGGCCATTGGCTATAGCCGTATTCCCGAcgccgataataacgatggatTGGTTGTACtttgttttaaaaagaaagagaaaaatgtgaCAGAAGGGAAACAACAATTAATTGCATTTTTAAACGGCATCCTTGGAAATAAACCTAACCTGACAGTGATAATTGATAGTATTAAGTCTacaggaaaaaataaaagtcaaGTGACTATCTTTATTTCTGAAAAAGGAGTAACTGGAAGTTCGAGAAAGATTCCCGCTACTGAATTGGTCGCATATCTTTCTCTGCCCATGCAAAAACAGCAACTTGTACAAAATGGCGTGAAGGACTTGTTTCCGTTCGTTAAACTCGATCCTACTCAATTGAAGGAATATTTAGATAATCCGCCTTGTTCGATTGATCCACGATTGTGGAAGCAGGCTCAATTGGACAATCCAAATCCTGAGATGTATATACCCGTACCGATGATAGGCTTTCAGCAAGTTAAATACAGACTGAAATGTCAAAAGGAAGAGACCGCTAGGCATAGAGCTTTTCTAGATATGGCTGCGGAGAGAATTCAAGGTTTACAAAGGCAACATACCGCTACGCAGGCAAGGTTAAAGGAACATAGGAGAATATTATTAGAACTACAGCACAGAGTATTACAG GTATTGGTACGTCAGGAAATTACGCGTAAGGTCGGTTTGTCATTACAACCAGAGGAAGAAGTTTTGACGCGTAGATTCGAAGCTATGCATTCTCAAATAAGTGCACCTACACAATTTAAAGGAAGAATCAGCGAAATGTTGTCTCAGCTTAGAATGAGACGACATATAGATAGTCAAAATCAAGAAAGGTATACGATGGATCCGATAGCGCAAGACGACATTAAAACG taTTTAAGCATGGAGCAGCAGGGGATGGCTCAACTTATCGATACGATAAATGCCGACTTGGAAagtttaaaaatcattaaggACGGTATGTCGGATCTTCTATTGAGTCATAGTATACCCTGA